The following coding sequences lie in one Chloroflexaceae bacterium genomic window:
- a CDS encoding CBS domain-containing protein — protein sequence MDRQQLLVQDWMTRDPLTVGPDTSAVEAYERMRQHKIHRLPVVADGQLVGIVTRSDIEGTGSFQRTEAGWHEARFALAGTVVEEVMTRNPISVAMTAPVREAAALMLKHHLSGLPVVDNDRLVGIITETDILRLVLERCLPEE from the coding sequence ATGGACCGCCAGCAACTCCTGGTGCAGGATTGGATGACCAGAGATCCGTTGACGGTTGGACCGGACACTTCCGCGGTCGAGGCGTATGAGCGGATGCGTCAGCACAAGATCCATCGCCTGCCCGTGGTAGCGGATGGGCAACTGGTCGGAATTGTGACACGCAGCGATATTGAAGGCACCGGATCGTTCCAGCGCACTGAAGCCGGCTGGCACGAGGCGCGCTTTGCTCTGGCCGGCACGGTGGTGGAAGAGGTGATGACGCGCAACCCGATCTCGGTCGCTATGACGGCGCCGGTGCGCGAAGCAGCGGCGCTGATGCTGAAGCACCACCTCAGCGGCCTGCCAGTGGTGGACAACGACCGGCTGGTGGGAATCATCACCGAGACCGATATTCTCCGGCTGGTGCTGGAGCGGTGCCTCCCCGAGGAGTGA